A single genomic interval of Flavihumibacter rivuli harbors:
- a CDS encoding Gfo/Idh/MocA family protein, whose amino-acid sequence MSNIRVLVVGCGNMGASHAMAYHTIDGFEICGIVARGDSKKVLNEQLGGGYALYNDYAQALEATAPDAVCISTYPETHESYAIMALGKGCHVFIEKPLADTVEGAERVVAAAKKAGKKLVVGYILRHHPSWQYFIQAAQQMGKPLVMRMNLNQQSHGRMWTVHKNLMQSLSPIVDCGVHYIDVMCQMTRSRPVQVSAIGARLTEEIPAGNYNYGQLQIRFEDGSVGWYEAGWGPMMSETAFFVKDVIGPKGCVSIVAKQAASNGFSDSVAVHTQTESIRIHHADLDKADEFEKQDEWVDLTDEPDHQELCNREQLYFLRSIREGLDLSDHMDDAVNSLRIAFACDESVRTGEVVRL is encoded by the coding sequence ATGAGCAATATCAGGGTATTGGTAGTGGGCTGTGGCAATATGGGGGCATCCCATGCAATGGCCTATCATACCATCGATGGGTTTGAGATCTGCGGGATCGTGGCCAGGGGCGATAGCAAGAAGGTATTGAATGAACAACTGGGCGGCGGCTACGCATTGTATAACGATTATGCACAAGCGCTGGAAGCAACGGCTCCGGATGCGGTTTGCATATCCACCTATCCCGAGACCCATGAATCCTATGCCATCATGGCCCTCGGGAAGGGTTGCCATGTATTCATTGAAAAGCCCCTTGCCGATACAGTTGAGGGTGCGGAAAGGGTAGTGGCTGCGGCGAAGAAAGCCGGCAAGAAACTGGTGGTGGGGTATATCCTTCGCCATCATCCTTCCTGGCAATATTTTATCCAGGCTGCCCAACAAATGGGTAAGCCGCTGGTGATGCGGATGAACCTTAACCAGCAAAGCCATGGCCGCATGTGGACGGTCCATAAGAACCTGATGCAGAGCCTTAGTCCGATCGTGGATTGTGGTGTGCACTATATTGATGTGATGTGCCAGATGACCCGCTCGAGGCCGGTGCAGGTAAGTGCCATTGGTGCGCGGCTCACGGAAGAAATACCAGCCGGTAATTATAACTATGGCCAGTTACAGATCAGGTTTGAAGATGGGTCTGTTGGCTGGTATGAAGCCGGGTGGGGACCCATGATGAGTGAAACAGCTTTCTTTGTAAAGGATGTGATCGGGCCGAAAGGTTGCGTGTCCATTGTTGCTAAACAAGCGGCTTCCAATGGCTTCTCTGATTCTGTTGCCGTACATACGCAAACGGAATCCATCCGGATCCACCATGCCGACCTGGATAAGGCGGATGAATTTGAAAAGCAGGATGAGTGGGTTGACCTGACCGATGAACCGGACCACCAGGAATTGTGTAACCGGGAGCAATTGTATTTCCTGCGGTCCATCCGTGAAGGACTAGACCTTAGCGACCATATGGATGATGCGGTGAATAGTTTGCGTATTGCCTTTGCGTGCGATGAGTCGGTGAGGACGGGTGAAGTGGTGAGGTTGTAA
- a CDS encoding nuclear transport factor 2 family protein: MFEKEAADIQETIAEYFKGIFFGDIPKLKSTFHPQCLLFGDINGQPYFNTINEYLEGVQYRKSPHELGETFKMKILSIELINSIAYAKLHVPMLGYNYHDFISMNKIDGRWMIVNKLFTNISE; this comes from the coding sequence ATGTTTGAAAAAGAAGCAGCAGATATTCAGGAAACTATTGCTGAATATTTTAAAGGGATATTTTTTGGTGATATTCCCAAATTGAAATCGACATTCCACCCACAATGCCTGTTGTTTGGCGATATTAATGGACAACCCTATTTTAATACTATAAATGAATACTTGGAAGGTGTTCAATATAGAAAAAGTCCGCATGAATTGGGAGAGACATTCAAAATGAAAATTTTGAGTATTGAATTGATTAACAGCATTGCCTATGCTAAACTTCATGTACCAATGCTTGGTTATAACTACCATGATTTTATTTCAATGAATAAAATTGATGGCCGATGGATGATTGTAAACAAATTATTTACAAATATTTCAGAATGA
- a CDS encoding SDR family NAD(P)-dependent oxidoreductase: protein MSNKTVIVTGASTGIGKAISKFFIEKGWNVVMNSATKENLEKTYQEFNAPQNVKLVVGDVSNKSVGEQLVATAIQNFGGVDVLINNAGVFAPKGFLEVEESDLDRYFTINLKGTFFTTQAVVKEMLVSGGGSVLNIGTVLVNHAIGGFPATAPVVSKGGIHALTIQLAAEFGKQNIRVNTVAPGIIRSPLQGKIGVTDADTLAGLHLVNRIGEPEDIAEVIYTVATSNFISGEIINVDGGHVAGHHLN, encoded by the coding sequence ATGAGTAACAAAACAGTGATTGTAACCGGTGCATCAACCGGTATTGGTAAGGCCATCAGCAAATTTTTCATAGAAAAAGGCTGGAATGTGGTAATGAATTCAGCCACCAAAGAGAACCTGGAAAAAACCTACCAGGAATTTAACGCTCCGCAAAATGTAAAACTCGTTGTGGGAGATGTAAGTAATAAATCTGTTGGTGAACAACTGGTAGCTACAGCCATTCAAAACTTTGGAGGCGTAGATGTGCTGATTAACAATGCCGGTGTATTTGCACCGAAGGGCTTTCTTGAAGTTGAAGAATCTGACCTGGACAGATACTTTACTATTAATCTGAAAGGAACATTTTTTACTACGCAGGCGGTTGTTAAAGAAATGCTTGTTTCTGGTGGCGGCTCAGTACTTAATATCGGAACGGTATTAGTTAATCATGCTATTGGTGGTTTCCCTGCAACGGCACCTGTTGTAAGTAAGGGGGGCATACATGCACTTACCATTCAATTAGCTGCGGAATTCGGTAAACAAAACATCCGGGTAAACACCGTTGCGCCAGGCATCATCCGCAGCCCATTACAAGGGAAAATTGGTGTAACTGACGCTGATACTTTAGCTGGACTTCACTTAGTAAACCGAATAGGAGAACCGGAGGATATTGCTGAAGTTATTTATACGGTTGCTACCAGCAATTTTATTTCCGGAGAAATTATTAATGTTGATGGTGGTCATGTTGCCGGGCATCATTTGAATTAA
- a CDS encoding tautomerase family protein, producing MPFVTIDVTREGVTKEQKQELINGVTLLLKNVLNKDVHLTHVVINEIDTDNWGVGGVQVTEIRKQLKQNQK from the coding sequence ATGCCATTTGTAACAATTGATGTAACACGGGAGGGTGTTACAAAAGAACAAAAACAAGAGCTGATAAACGGAGTGACACTACTCTTAAAAAATGTACTTAACAAAGACGTACATCTCACCCACGTTGTAATCAACGAGATTGATACAGATAACTGGGGCGTGGGAGGTGTACAAGTAACAGAAATCAGAAAACAATTAAAACAAAATCAAAAATGA
- a CDS encoding DoxX family protein, whose translation MQVIRPFIYLQGSSLPSLLQKNIMKKMIFDLNEQQLNLGLLIVRVLIGFMFVLHGIPKLMGGTETWSYVGSSMGFLGIKSGYAFWGFLAAVAEFAGGLLLIIGLFVRPASLFLLLTMIVATIFHYAQNEGFNGASHALEDAAVFIGLIITGGGKYAFDTIIARKSLQ comes from the coding sequence ATGCAAGTCATCCGTCCTTTTATCTATTTACAGGGGTCATCTCTACCCTCACTTTTGCAAAAAAATATTATGAAAAAAATGATTTTTGATTTAAACGAGCAACAATTAAATCTTGGATTACTCATCGTAAGAGTATTGATTGGATTCATGTTTGTATTACACGGTATCCCTAAACTCATGGGTGGTACTGAAACCTGGAGTTATGTAGGAAGCTCTATGGGTTTTCTGGGCATAAAAAGCGGATATGCATTCTGGGGATTTCTGGCTGCAGTAGCTGAATTTGCAGGTGGGCTATTACTCATAATTGGGCTATTTGTGAGACCAGCATCATTATTCCTGCTTCTAACAATGATTGTAGCCACTATTTTCCATTATGCACAAAATGAGGGATTTAATGGAGCTTCTCATGCGTTAGAAGATGCAGCTGTATTTATTGGTCTGATTATTACAGGCGGAGGTAAGTATGCTTTTGACACAATAATAGCAAGAAAAAGTTTGCAGTAA
- a CDS encoding helix-turn-helix domain-containing protein, with protein MNKRKIAPVFAIGDHCNTKMVRSIKVGAFSDTACMASEFEEGHRQQYYEIAWLKSGSGNHIIDTINYSYSGSVLFMLSPGQMHEIKPVEKGEGYVIKFLSSLFSNSQDSEEYLVKTGLFDNIQSEPLIKLNASTHSLLEDLLKKMEAEFNAEEQDNEKILQAYLKILITHISRLKKITGKSEQAGVDLHFSLFHKYKMEVESNFRTQHQVQEYAAKLKTQARTLNSLSKKFMNKTAGEIIADRLILEAKRELYYNLKSIKEIGYGLGFEDPAYFTRFFKKQTGVSPQEFKLSQPTVGLRNTSVS; from the coding sequence ATGAATAAGCGAAAAATAGCCCCCGTTTTTGCAATTGGTGATCATTGTAATACCAAAATGGTAAGGAGTATAAAAGTTGGGGCGTTTTCGGATACGGCCTGTATGGCTTCAGAATTTGAAGAAGGGCACCGTCAGCAATACTATGAAATCGCATGGCTTAAAAGCGGAAGCGGCAATCATATTATTGATACGATTAACTATTCCTATTCAGGTTCTGTTCTTTTTATGCTTTCACCGGGACAAATGCATGAAATCAAACCGGTCGAGAAGGGGGAGGGCTATGTCATCAAGTTTTTATCATCCCTGTTTTCTAATAGTCAGGACTCAGAAGAATACCTTGTAAAGACCGGATTATTTGATAATATTCAATCTGAACCTTTAATCAAATTAAATGCGTCCACACATTCTTTATTAGAGGATTTGTTGAAAAAAATGGAGGCTGAATTTAATGCTGAGGAACAAGACAATGAAAAGATATTACAGGCATATCTCAAGATACTAATTACACACATCAGCAGGTTAAAAAAAATAACCGGTAAGAGTGAACAGGCAGGAGTTGATTTGCATTTTTCTCTTTTTCATAAGTATAAAATGGAAGTGGAAAGTAATTTCAGAACACAGCACCAGGTTCAGGAATACGCAGCCAAATTAAAGACACAAGCACGAACACTTAATTCTTTGTCTAAAAAGTTTATGAATAAGACGGCTGGTGAAATAATTGCTGACAGGCTTATTCTGGAAGCAAAAAGGGAACTATACTATAACCTAAAAAGTATTAAAGAAATTGGATATGGTCTTGGTTTTGAAGATCCTGCCTACTTTACACGATTTTTTAAAAAGCAAACGGGCGTTTCGCCTCAGGAATTTAAGCTGAGTCAGCCTACTGTTGGACTTAGAAATACTTCTGTATCATGA
- a CDS encoding DUF805 domain-containing protein produces the protein MKYYLNVLQNYAVFNGRAGRAEFWYFFFYHLLIAFVLGRMGAILSIDLLSIYYPAMLIPSIAVSARRMHDAGKSGWCVLIPFYNIVLAVSEGTKGENKYGNQLPTNAT, from the coding sequence ATGAAGTATTATTTAAACGTATTGCAAAACTATGCAGTTTTCAATGGCAGGGCAGGAAGGGCTGAGTTCTGGTATTTCTTCTTTTATCATTTATTGATCGCTTTTGTGCTGGGGCGGATGGGGGCAATACTATCTATTGATCTGTTATCGATTTATTATCCTGCAATGTTAATTCCCTCAATTGCGGTAAGTGCCAGGCGAATGCATGATGCAGGCAAAAGCGGATGGTGTGTTTTAATTCCTTTTTATAATATTGTATTGGCGGTGAGCGAAGGAACCAAAGGAGAAAATAAGTACGGAAATCAACTCCCTACCAATGCTACATGA
- a CDS encoding nuclear transport factor 2 family protein, with the protein MINKEQIIKLEDELVKAIQSSDIVTLNKLLHPDLLFILPGGQTITKEMDLASHRSGTMIVEELNPTIEQINLIDSTAVVIVVYDTKGKMQGTPIQGKFRYIRIWSSINGDLKVIGGSCIQL; encoded by the coding sequence ATGATTAACAAAGAACAAATAATAAAACTGGAAGATGAACTTGTAAAAGCAATTCAATCAAGTGATATTGTCACCCTTAACAAATTACTTCACCCCGACCTCCTTTTCATTTTACCTGGCGGACAGACGATAACTAAAGAAATGGATTTAGCTTCTCATCGTTCCGGAACGATGATAGTTGAAGAGTTGAACCCGACTATAGAACAAATTAATTTGATTGATAGCACAGCAGTAGTTATTGTTGTTTACGATACAAAAGGAAAAATGCAGGGAACCCCCATTCAGGGAAAATTCAGATATATACGAATCTGGAGCTCAATAAACGGAGACCTGAAAGTAATTGGCGGCAGCTGTATTCAACTATAG
- a CDS encoding Crp/Fnr family transcriptional regulator, with protein MQNKLFGFISKYISITEEEKNVLLSLNLFQSVKKGTILLKEGQHSKESYFVLKGCIRTYYIIDGEEKTTAFYTEMDVLTPHCVINQTPSDYFISCVEESILTITNTDMEAEVNSKFPKFEIMCRKLSEELLAKKQIDFDGFKTSSPEERYLNLLENRPDLIQRVPQHQLASYLGIKPQSLSRLRARILEKKS; from the coding sequence ATGCAAAACAAGCTTTTTGGTTTCATATCAAAATACATTTCGATCACAGAAGAAGAAAAGAACGTATTACTTTCTTTAAACCTGTTTCAATCCGTAAAGAAAGGAACTATTTTACTCAAAGAAGGTCAACATTCAAAAGAAAGCTATTTCGTTTTAAAGGGATGTATCCGAACGTATTATATCATAGATGGAGAGGAAAAGACAACCGCTTTCTACACAGAAATGGACGTTTTAACTCCACATTGCGTTATTAATCAAACTCCATCTGACTATTTTATCAGTTGTGTAGAAGAAAGTATTCTAACTATTACAAATACTGATATGGAAGCTGAAGTGAACAGCAAATTCCCAAAGTTTGAAATCATGTGCCGGAAATTGTCGGAAGAATTGTTAGCTAAAAAGCAAATAGATTTTGATGGATTTAAAACTTCTTCACCCGAAGAGCGTTACCTGAACTTACTGGAAAACAGACCTGACCTTATTCAGCGTGTTCCACAACACCAGTTAGCCAGCTATTTAGGCATCAAACCTCAATCATTAAGCAGGCTGAGAGCAAGAATTCTTGAAAAAAAGAGCTAA
- a CDS encoding sensor histidine kinase, whose product MISYLANWRTWIAGIAVVIVIATIFYSRYLARKIANEERDKVELWVTASKAIFDNPSMPLTLPNMIRNEQTDIPIIETNEKDSIVSFINLDSLQARNNPEYLPKKLREFKRANEPFVLVLSQQPYMANKYYYGNTRLLNEVRYYPIIQLVIVGLFILLTLMLLNTRHRSVQNQLWAGMAKETAHQLGTPLSSLQGWVEMLKEGDPDNNITRELEKDVDRLKLVSDRFSKIGSTPQLEPTELAGQVNAVLEYVKRRAPGKIQFQVNNTIGKPVNIMLSPTLFDWVIENLLKNALDAMEGKGQILVDIKQSDNAIIIDVTDTGKGISSGNLQKVFQPGFTTKKRGWGLGLTLSKRIIEQYHRGQLFVKNSEPGKGTTFRILLPQNLS is encoded by the coding sequence ATGATTTCTTACCTGGCCAACTGGCGTACCTGGATCGCAGGCATAGCAGTAGTCATCGTTATTGCCACCATCTTTTATTCCCGCTATCTCGCCCGGAAGATCGCCAATGAAGAGCGCGACAAGGTTGAACTATGGGTAACAGCCTCCAAGGCCATTTTCGACAACCCCAGCATGCCCTTGACCCTGCCCAATATGATCCGCAATGAACAGACCGATATCCCGATCATCGAGACCAATGAAAAAGACAGTATTGTCAGTTTCATCAACCTCGATTCTCTGCAAGCCCGGAACAACCCGGAATACCTGCCCAAAAAACTGAGGGAATTCAAACGCGCTAACGAACCTTTTGTACTGGTGCTAAGCCAACAGCCCTATATGGCCAACAAATACTATTATGGCAATACAAGGTTATTGAATGAAGTACGGTATTACCCGATCATCCAGCTGGTGATCGTTGGGCTTTTCATCTTGTTAACCCTCATGCTACTGAACACCCGCCACCGCTCTGTCCAGAACCAGTTATGGGCAGGCATGGCAAAGGAAACGGCCCACCAGCTGGGCACCCCCCTCTCCTCCCTCCAGGGCTGGGTGGAGATGCTGAAGGAGGGCGACCCCGATAACAATATCACCAGGGAACTGGAAAAAGATGTGGACCGGCTGAAACTCGTCTCCGATCGTTTCTCCAAGATCGGCAGCACGCCGCAACTCGAGCCTACAGAACTGGCCGGACAGGTAAATGCCGTTTTGGAATATGTAAAGAGAAGGGCGCCAGGAAAGATCCAATTCCAGGTGAACAATACCATCGGGAAACCTGTCAACATCATGCTTTCCCCTACCCTTTTTGACTGGGTGATCGAGAACCTATTGAAGAACGCCCTGGATGCCATGGAAGGAAAGGGCCAGATCTTGGTTGATATTAAACAATCCGACAATGCGATCATCATTGATGTTACCGATACCGGCAAGGGAATCAGTTCGGGCAACCTGCAGAAGGTTTTCCAACCCGGCTTCACTACCAAGAAAAGGGGATGGGGACTAGGCCTAACCCTTTCCAAAAGGATCATCGAACAATACCATAGGGGGCAGTTGTTTGTGAAAAATTCAGAGCCGGGAAAGGGCACCACCTTCCGGATCCTTCTGCCACAAAATTTATCATGA